CCGGTGCTCATTCCTGCGGCATGTGTGGCGCCTCGCTGCTGACGGAGGCAGTCCCCGGCTCCGGAGAGGCCGTGTGCGCTGTCCACCCGGAGCTGCGGAGCCTGCACTCGTGCAGCCGCTGCGGCAGCTTCGCGTGCGCGCAGTGCCTGCGGCAGAGCGAGCGGGGCGAGCTGCTCTGCGCCACGTGCCACGCGCGCACTCCGGTGGGACTGGTGGCGTGGGACCGACGTGAGGAGCTGGGGACGCCGAGGGCGTTCTGGGACACGTGCATGGACATCATCCTCCGCCCGGAGGCCACCTTCGAGCGCATCCAGCCCTCGGGAACGGTGGGCAGCTCGCTCGGCTTCGCGGCGCTGTGCTCGTTCGTCGGCATCTTCACCACCGCGTTCATCTACATGGGCATCATGGCCGTGACGCCCGGGGCATCACCGGCCATGGAGGGCGACGGCGTGAATCCGGGGGCGGCCCGCGCCATTGGCGTCGGAGTCTTCGGCACGTGGATTGTCATGGCTCCCATCGTGGGGCTGTGCTCCACGCTGCTCGTCTCCGGCGTGGACCACCTCATCCTCCGCGTGGCGGGCAACACCGAGCACCCCTTCGCGGTGACGCTGCGGGGCAATGCCCTCTCGCAGGCGCCGTACCTGCTGGGGCTGATTCCCTTCTGCAGCATGTATGTGGTTCCGTTCTGGGCCATCGGACTGCGCGTCATCGCCTACCGGAACCTGCACGGCCTGAGCTGGGGTCTGGCGGCGCTCGGCGCGCTCGCGGGGCCCATGCTCTCCTGCTTCGTGTGCGGCGGTGGGTACCTTGCGCTCATCCTGGGCATGGCGACGCTCGCGGGGAAGAGCTGACGCGGGAGCGACGCGCAATGCCACGCCGTCAGACGACCGAGGCCGACTACCAGCGAAGGCTCCTGCGCGCCCAGCAGCTCCTTCAGGAGCGCCTGGACGAACCGCTGGAGCCCACCACCCTGGCCCGGGCGGCGCATTTCTCCCTGCACCACTTCCACCGCATCTTCCGCGCGCAGATGGGAGAGACGGTCATGGAGCACGTGCGCCGCCTGCGTCTGGAGCGGGCAGCGCGAAGGCTCCGCGCCACGGACGTGCGCCTGCTCGACCTCGCGCTCGAGGCCGGCTACGAGTCCCACGAGGCCTTCACGCGGGCCTTCATCTCCCGGTTCGGCGTGCCCCCGTCCGAGTTCCGCGAGCAGCCCTCATCGCGAGTCCTCGCCTGGAGCCAGGCGCAGTCCCGCGCGCCCGGAGTAGACGTCCAGGTGCGCGACTGCCCGGCGCTGCGCGTGGCCTTCATGCGCCACCGGGGCAGCTACGCGGGCGTCGGGCCCTTCTGGGAGCGGATGATGGACTGGGCCACGCGCCACGGGCTCCTCGGTGCGGAGCCCGTCCTGTATGGCGTGTGCCCCGACGACCCCGAGGTCACCGCGGAGGAGTTGCTGCGCTTCGATGCCTGTGTCGCTGTCGGTCAGGCGTTCGTCGCCGATGACGCGGTGGGCATCATGGACCTCCCCGCCGGTACGTATGCCGTCGGGCTGCATCGCGGCTCCTACGCGCGGCTCAACGAGACGTACCTCGAGGTCATCGGACGTTGGTTCCCCACGAGTGGGTACGAGCTGGCCCCGGATGCAGTCGTGGAGCACTACCTCAACGACCCCGCGCGGACTCCCGAGGAGGAGCTGCTCACCGAGGTCCGCGTCCGCGTCGCCGACTGAGGACCCATGGATGCCCTGCTGGCGCACGCGCGATACAGCGCGGCGTGCCTCATGCGGGAAGGATGCGCTGCCCATGATTCAGCCATGATGTGACTGGAGGCGGACCTTGCCATCATCACGCAACATGCGCTCCCGTTCCTGCTCGCTGCTGGCTTTGCTGCTCCTCTGCGGCTGCTCCCATCCCTCCATCACATCGCCGAAGACTGGAGGGGAGGGCACGCCTGCCGTCGCGGCCCGGCCCCCGGAGGGTCCGCTGTCCAAGGCCGCGCTCGAAGCCGTGCGCAAACGCGCGATGTACATCGTGGACGCAGAGCGCGCCGCCATCCGTGCCACAGACCTCCTGCTGGAGATGAAGGAGCACGACAAGTCGAAGCTGGGGAGCTTCCTTACCGTGCCGCGAGGCGACAGCTGGTACGGCATGTTCGGAAAGCTGGATGACAAGGGCACCTTCGTGCCCGCGTATGCCTTTCACTCGCCGCGCGCGGTGCCCGAGAAGATGGAGCCGTTGCCCCTGAGCGCGCTGCCCGGGGACTTCAGCGCCGAGGCGCGCGCGGTGGCGACGGCCTTGAAGCGGGCCTATGCCGCCCATGGCAGGCCGCGGCTCAATCCGGTGGTCCATGCGGAGGACGGGGGCCTCTCCGTCTACGTGCTGCAGGGCTTCAACGAGCGAGGGCTGTACATGCTCGGCGGTGACTTTCGCTTCGACTTCAGCCGGGATGGGCGCAAGGTCCTCAAGGAGGTCGCCCTGCACAAGAGCCTCATCCAGGTGGACCTCCGCGAGGATTCGGAGGAGCAGCGCACCGAGGCCTCCTTGCACTCGCACATCCTGTTCCCCGGGCCGGTGGAGACCGAGTGGGCCCTGCTGATGCTCTACCCGGAGCTCAAGACGCTGTACGTGGCCGCCCAGGGCTCGCGCTGGATGTACGCGATGCACCCGGACGGTAGGGTCCGAATCATCGATACGAAGGAGGAGAAGACGGTCGACCCGGAGTGAGCCCGGGACGATGCACGGATGCGCTGGAGCCTCTTCGTGGCGTCGCTCGTCACGACGCGATTGCAATCCCCTGACTTGTCGTGGGGCGAGCTTCAGGAAGGCCGCGGCGTCTTGCGGCCTGGGGTTTCACCCACCTGTCAGGCGCTCCCGGACAGGCCCACCACCACCTCGGCTTCGACGAGGCCCTGGCCCAGGGAAGCCAGCGCGTATCGCTCGTAGTCGGCGGCGTAGCGCCGCTCTCCGCGCCGCTCCCACGCCTCCCCCACGTGGGCCCAGGTCCGCCAGAGCGCCTGGGCCGGGTCCCCCCGGGCCATGAACCGCGCGTAGTTGCCACGGGGGATGACCACCTTGCGCATCCCCTCGGGGACGGGCGCCGTCGCGTCGGCCTGGACGCCGAGGAGCATCGTGTAGGCGCCGCGGTAGTCACTCTCGTAGTCGCAATAGACGGCGTAGACGTCGCGCGCGCCCGGCAGCGCCGGCAGGGACTCCTGCATGAACCGCTGCCAGAACGCGGGGATGTCCCGGGCGGCCTGCTCGGGCGAGGTGCGCAGCGCCGGACCGAGGATGACGAGGTCTTCGTCCTGCTTCAGGTACTCCGCATGCATCTTCGCTTCTCCGCGCTCGTGTGGAACGACGCGGAGGAAGGTAGCGGGAGCGTCCGGAGCCCATTTGATGGCCCGTGCTTTTTTCACACGGGCGGGCCCCCGGCCCTCTCAGCGGCTACTGCGCGGAGGCCGCGTCGGACGGCGCCGCGGCGGTGACGGTGCGCTGCTTCGGCCAGAAGCGCGCGGCATGCACTCCGTCCAGCGCGAAGACGCGCGCCTTCGTCTTGGCGTCGTACACGCGCACGGCCTTTTCGGCGGAGACCAGCAGCAAGGGCCCGCGCATCCGCAACTCCACCGCCGACGCGGGAGCCACGGACAGCGACTCCGGCTCCGCGAGCCGGTCCTGCACCTCCCAGCGCAGCGGAGGCATCAGCGTGGACAGCTCGCCGGTGGCGCGCCACGCGTACAGGGGGCCACCGTCCGTCTCGACAGACACCCACTCGCCGTACTTCGCGTGGCCCTTGTCCTCCACCACCGCGTCGAGCCGGGCCGCGTCCTCGCTGCCTTCCGGTAGCTCGGTCGCCGTGGGAGCGTCCGGGTCCACCCCCGACGTGGAGGACACCAGCAGGCCCGTGGTGGCCAGCGCGCGCGTGCCAGCCGCCGCGTCCGACTCATAGACGGTGGCCACCGTCTCGAGTCGCTTCCACGTGTCGCCCTCGCGGCGGAAGGCGTGCGCCAGCCCGGGGCCGCCCTCCGGCTCGGCGATGGGGATGCGCTGGCCCTCGAAGAGGAAGTACTCCGCGCTGCCCTCGGACTTGCGGACCAGGTCCTCCACCTGGGACACCAGCGCGACGGCTCGACCCGCTGCGTCGAAGCCGACCGCGTCCGTGCTGCCCGCCTCCGGTAGCACGAGCACGGCGCCCTGGCCCGCCTGGAGGTCCACCAGCCACGCGCGCGGCTTCACGGCGCCGCTGCCCCGGTCCACCATGGCGCCCCGCCGGCCGTCCGGGCTCCACGCCAGGCGAAGCCGCTCGCACGCCGCGTCCACGGTGAAGAGGGGCTTCTTCGCACCGGCGGTGTCCTCGCGCGTCCACGTGCAGCCCGAGGGCTTCGCGTCCTGGAGGTAGGAGAGGGTGAACGCGGGCACGGGCGCCACGGCCTTCACCTCCACCGGAGCCGGGGAGGGGGGCACGGGGGCGGGGTCCTGGGACTTCTTGCAGGCACCGAGCAACAGCGCGGAACCAATGAAGAACGCGGGGCCGAGACGGCGGTCCATGAAGCTCTCCGGGGGAGGTACGACTCCACCATGGCAGAACGGTGGGAGTGGGAGGAAGTCACGCACGGAGTAGCCGGTGGTACACAAAACTTTTGCCCACCTGGCCCGTTGAACCCGCCTGCCTGCCCTGTTCCCCTGCTGGAGGCGCCGTTCCCATGTCACTCGCCCGTACCCTGCGCGCCGCGCTCGTCGGCGTGCTCTGCCTTGCTTTGCCCGCGCTCGCCGAGGGCCCGCTGGGCGACCCGAAGATGTCCACGGCCAACAAGGCCGCGGCCAAGGTGCTCAAGGCCCGCATGCAGGAGGAGCGGCCGGAGGACTACGCCGTCCTCCAGAAGGTGGAGGCCGCCGAGGTGGTGGTGGTGTCCGGCGAGTACGACCGCGTCCAGGACGTGCTGCGCGAGGTGGGCGTGCCCCATGTCGTCGTGTCACCCACGCAGCTGGCGCGCACGCCGCTCAACGCGAAGCAGCTCCTCATCATCAACTGCTCGGGCAGCCTGGGGCCCCGGGGCATCGAGAAGGTGCGCCGGTTCGTCAACGCGGGCGGCTTCCTCTACACCACGGACTGGGCGCTCACCCGCGTGGTGGAGAAGGCCTTCCCCGGCTTCATTGCCTTCAACGGCCGCGAGACGGGGGACGATGTGGTGGAGGTGCAGGTGAAGGAGTCCAGCGGCAGCAACCTGCTCAAGCACCTGCACCTGGCCAACGCGAATCCCAAGTGGTGGCTGGAGGGCTCGTCCTACCCCATCCGCGTCCTCAAGCCGGACGCGGTGGAGGTGCTGGTGGAGAGCAAGGAGATGAAGCGCAAGTACGGCGCCGCGCCCATTGCCGTGCTGTTCCGCTACGGCGACGGCAAGGTGATGCACATCGCCAGCCACTTCTACCTGCAGCGCAACCAGGTGCGCTCGGTGGCCGAGGCGAAGAAGGGCGGCGCGTACCTGAAGGAGGACGCGAAGCTGTCGAAGAAGGCGGCCGAGGCGCTCGCCAATGACGTGGATGTGAAGAACTCCCAGGCGGGAGACATCCAGAGCGCTTATGCGGCACAGCAGATGACGAGCAACCTGGTCATCGAGCGGAAGAAGGACCAGGCGCGCATCGACCAGATTTACAGCAGCACGCTGGCGGCGCCGGCTCCGGCGGCCCGGGGGCGGGGGGCGCTGGACCTGGGGACGCGCGTGAAGGTGGTGGAGAAGAAGGAGGGGAAGGTGAAGGTGCGCTCCATGGAAGGCGAGGAGGCCTGGGTGGACGCGGCGGCGGTGA
The sequence above is drawn from the Pyxidicoccus trucidator genome and encodes:
- a CDS encoding YIP1 family protein is translated as MALSCPHCPAFVVPGAHSCGMCGASLLTEAVPGSGEAVCAVHPELRSLHSCSRCGSFACAQCLRQSERGELLCATCHARTPVGLVAWDRREELGTPRAFWDTCMDIILRPEATFERIQPSGTVGSSLGFAALCSFVGIFTTAFIYMGIMAVTPGASPAMEGDGVNPGAARAIGVGVFGTWIVMAPIVGLCSTLLVSGVDHLILRVAGNTEHPFAVTLRGNALSQAPYLLGLIPFCSMYVVPFWAIGLRVIAYRNLHGLSWGLAALGALAGPMLSCFVCGGGYLALILGMATLAGKS
- a CDS encoding GyrI-like domain-containing protein, translated to MHAEYLKQDEDLVILGPALRTSPEQAARDIPAFWQRFMQESLPALPGARDVYAVYCDYESDYRGAYTMLLGVQADATAPVPEGMRKVVIPRGNYARFMARGDPAQALWRTWAHVGEAWERRGERRYAADYERYALASLGQGLVEAEVVVGLSGSA
- a CDS encoding AraC family transcriptional regulator codes for the protein MPRRQTTEADYQRRLLRAQQLLQERLDEPLEPTTLARAAHFSLHHFHRIFRAQMGETVMEHVRRLRLERAARRLRATDVRLLDLALEAGYESHEAFTRAFISRFGVPPSEFREQPSSRVLAWSQAQSRAPGVDVQVRDCPALRVAFMRHRGSYAGVGPFWERMMDWATRHGLLGAEPVLYGVCPDDPEVTAEELLRFDACVAVGQAFVADDAVGIMDLPAGTYAVGLHRGSYARLNETYLEVIGRWFPTSGYELAPDAVVEHYLNDPARTPEEELLTEVRVRVAD